TGGTTTCTTGCCTAAGCAGCTCTTGCATTCGTCCTGGACTATATCTACACTGTAATAAAGCATCCAGCTTGTGAAAAGTATCTGGTTTCAGCCAACAGCACTGAATATAATTAATGCGCAATTCAATCTTGCATTGAAGTGGGAACTGAACGATGTTTAAATGCCTTTTGACAGCTGGTATATTGCACATTTAAAGTATGGTTTACTTTATATGCAATGTAAAATCAGACTGTATTTTACCCATGGAAGGTTGAACCATGTCCTAGAAGTCAATagcttttctaaaatgaaatgacatctccccacctcccctttctGTATGCGCATACAGGCTGTGCAGAGGAGAACTGCCTGTGCCTTTTGTTACTTTGGTTTTGGTAGCCACAGAATAACGTGCCCAAACCccagcacttaaaaaaacaacGAACAGGTTCTTCCTGAACATCAACTACTCTCAGAACACATGAATTCAGAAGGGATTTTTGCACACAATTCTATAGCAAGTAAAAAATTACATGCTTATACCTTCCTAGACAGGGATAAGACTGGCAGTAGCAAGGCAAATAGCTCAGCTTCACTGTCAGTGGCATTCAGGCTGAGTGTACACAAACAGTACACAACTCTTGTCTATGCTGTAAATTTACCCCATGTCCAGCACAGTCATCAGTTGCTGGATTTCCAGCAGTCCAATGCAAACCTCAAATATAAACTAGGAAAACTGGTATTTTGCCAGTGGTTCTTACTTTTTCTTGGAATCAAAAGCCTGAACTGACCTTCATTTCACAATAGCTTGACAGCAGCCCCTCCTGTGAAAGCATTCTAGGCTTTAGAAGGTGTTTAAAGATGCTTGTCACACTTGGCTTCAGTTGATTTTTGGCGAACTGATCAAGCCTGGATGCTTTCCCACATCTTACACTGTGGTGAAAGAGGCCTCTTGGAGTTGACTAGCTCCTGCATCAAAGGATCTTGGTGCTAAGTTTCTATCATACTCCCTATTTGCAGCCACATCCCTGTTTTGCAGTGTCACATGGATTTTGGGACAGCTGCAGTGTCTTGAAGCCTCATAGTCTGACCAAGGTTCAGCTTGTGGTTGGATTCTTGAAGGGTTTTCCAGGAAGCTCTAAGATGGGGAACTTATCAGGCAATGATGCCAAGAACAAATTTGTCATTTCATGagggagactttttttccccaccaaagcTCTGACTTAGTGTTTAAAGAAGATACTGAGCCATCAAGCAAAGGTGAATCATTATCTCACGGCATGAGGGACAAGATAAGTATAGGGTGCTTTAATTTTCAGTCCTTCTCAAGGCTTGAGATGgctgtcagaaaaaaagacaataccATTTATTCTGTTTATGCACTGAAACATCTACAGTGCACCAGCCTCTCACCTCTCAATTCATTTGCAAGACtgtgaaataattatttaaaggaGGATTAAGAAGCTGTgagccctggcagctgccctgCAGCCAAATGTCTCTGAATTCCTTTATCAGCGACCCATCCCTAAATGGGAATGTTTTCTAGCCATCATACTTGCTCAGACCAGAAAAACATTGCCTTTGCCCTGATAACTGAGGAAGGAGAAACAGTCAGTCTGGATTTCAGATGCTGCACAAGGGCAATGTGTTTCTCCCAGGGGTGTCTGTGTTTATGCTGGAATTACAACACAGAGGGCTGGGAAGTGACTGCCTGGGAAGCAAAATGATTCTTGTAATCATAAAATCATGAAAAACAGGAAGGGAAAGGTATCCGTAAGAAATCACCCAGTCCATCCCTTGTCTTTATGTGGGGCCAACTATCCCAATGCCATTCCCAAATGATGTCTAACTTATACCTACAGGCTTAAATATCACCGTCTTTCACAGGCAATCCATCCCAGTGCCATCCCTATTATTAAGAAGTTTTCCAGGGGCTTTGGTGGTGCCTCCTTCATGCAATTTAAACCTCTggttatttctgctgctgttggtgTCTCTGCTGGTTCCTAGTATTGCAGTGACCAAACCAGATGCAGTACTACAGCTCAGACCTTCTGCTGAAGGCAGTCTAagcttttgcactttttttgtATATCCcagtatatttgcatttttttggcaATGACAGAATAGTGTAGACTGATTTCAGCTTGTGACTCCGTAGCTCCACCGTAGAAGTGCCACTTAACCTGCTGTTCCCCATTCTAAATACGAGCCGTTgattattcctgatgaagtgtagcACCTTGTTCTCATCCTTAtcaaattttattctgtttttagaCCCTTTTTTTCAACTTGTCTGTATGATTTAGAATTCTAGTCCTCTCCCCCAGCATTGCTTATAACCTCCCAGGTTGATGTTACATCTTAAATAACCACTTCGCTTATTCATTATCCAGCTGACTAATGAAATACTGAATAACCCTTGACCTAAGGGAGTCTCTGCAGACCCCATGTGATATATCTTTCCATGGTGACAGTGACTCACTGCTAACTCTCAGCAGTGACCCAGCCAGTTTTGCTGGCCTCAGAGCAGTTTCCTTCATTTGCTTCTGACAATGCTGTGTGATACGGCATCAGAAATCTTCTTGAAGTTGATTAAATTTGGCTTTTCCCTACCTGCAAGGCCTGTTACCATGTCACAGAAGGAAACTAAGCTGGTTTGACTTGATTCTTGACAAATACCTCTTATTTGCCACTCCACTTCTTGTTTTCTAAATGCTTACAAACTGTCAGTGGGATTTTTGCTTCTAAAACATTCCCAGGGATTGACGGTAAACTGGTTTGCGTGTCattttccagtttctcttcccccttttaaagacagtgtcgtggtttaatctcagtcggcaactaagcaccacgcagccgctcgctcactcgctcacccccggtgggatgggggagagaattggaagagcacaagttagaaaaactcgtgggttgagataaaaacagtttaataattgaaataaaatgataataataataatatgataataataataataatacacaaagcaagtgatgcacagtacaattgcttatcacccgccaactgatgcccagccagtccccgagcagcggcccccccggccagctttcccccagtttatgtactgagcatgacgtcacatgggatggaatgtccctttggccagtttggctgtgccccctcccagcttcttgtgcacctccagccttctcagtccatagagcatgggaaactaaaaagtccttggctagtgtaagcactacctagcaacaactaaaacatcggtgcgttatcaactttgttctcatcctaaatccaaaacaccataccagctactagaaaggaaattaactctatccctgccgaaaccaggacaacagtcACGGCATTTACTCTTTTCCATGGCTGGTATAACACATCTTCCCTGAGCTCTCAGCAATAATTGCTGACGGTGGTTGCTTTAGTTTCTTCTTTACATATCCAGAGGTAGGTCTAGTGATAGCCCTGAGTAAAAGGAGAGCTCTAGGCAGATTGAAACCCTGAAAAGTGACCTGGCACAAACCTACAAGCATATGTAACCAAAACAAATTTCTGCTAAATGTTCTTGCCTAAAACATGTACACTGGTATTAGTTGTGTTAGCCTCCTGCTCACTTGTTCACCTTATTTTGGTTGGTAGAGAAAATAGATGCTAAGCCCTGTATCACTTTCTAGGCATCAACTTGATTAACTTTCCCCTTCTGCTGAACAGAGAACAAACTCTTCACTTGGTTTTTGTCTTCCTTACTCCCCATGTGTTTAAAGTATGCTGTCTTGCTATTCTTCATGTTTCTCACTATTTGCATCTGGTTTTGCTTCTTGGCCTTTCTGAGGTTGTGCCTGTATTCTCTTGCCACTCTATTATTCAAGTAACAGTAAACAGACACAGATTCTTCTGtctctgtgctttcttcttcGGTTTCAGTTCAACAAAGGGCTTATGGCCATGTTAGCAGGCAATGATTTAGCACTTTATATTAGACTGGGATTAACCACCCTATTTGCCATGTCTACCCATTACTATAATAATGGAGTTCTAAAATTAGAACCTTTGCCTGCACCTTCCTTTTATGCACACACATTTAACTCAGGCCTCTAATGTTAGTGATTTTAACTAGGCATATACATTTTCTTCCTCCACTGCAAAGATGTAACTAACTTGCAATACCTGTAACACTTAGGCATCAATAAGAGATTTTCTGAGGGAGCTACCAGATGTCTATCCTCACTAGTCATCTTCCCAATAAATGTCTGGATGTTTCTGATTATTTTGGAGGAAACTCTTCTTCTGTTAGCAAATGATAATTAGGTATGGGTTctctgtagaaaaagaaaacGAAGTATAAATATTTCCAGCAGCCCTCTGAGATTCACTATGACATTCTTCAGACAGCAAATGGACTCCTATGAATCTCTTGGAATTTTCTCATCCTTCAAAGTAAATTTAGTACTGGTATTCCTTAGTCGTAGTGGTAGGCAATAGTGAATGTAATAGCAAAGCAAGTCATGCAAGTGCTTTCATACTTCTCTCTTCTTCAGCTTTGCTGGAGGTGATAGAACAACACAGATTTCTGGAAGTTTTCCATGCAGACTGGCTCCTGTTCCCTGTGAATTGAGAACTGCATCTTGGACCACATAGTTCTGCTAGCAAGAGGAGTTGGGAACTTTTCTCATGCTTCTTAAAGACCATGGCATTTGATGCAAAAACTGGCCTGACTCTGCAAGTGCTATGTCTGATTGTTTTACATTGGcaccaaacagttaaaaaaaaaggacattatttTAAGCTTAGCAGTGTGCTGTAACACAGAAATAACACCTTCCACCCCATTAGATGGTGGATAGAGAGGGCCCTACTGCAGATCCCCCTCACTGTCTCAAGTGGGAGCAGGTTCAGTGGTGCTGTACTGTCTGGGTGGCAGTAGTCCAATTCAGCAAGGACTCCTGCTGTGGCGCTATCACATTGTTAAGTTGGGGTAGTGGGTGGTTGAGCAGTCAGAAACCGACAAAGACAGTCCATCCTCTTGCAGAGAAGCTTTATTGGATGAATATACAACTATGCAAAATGTTGCTGtgacacctctcctgtgaggacaggctgagagagttggggttgttcagcctggagaagagaaggctccggggagaccttattgcagtctttcaatacttaaagggggcttataagaaagatggggacagaccttttagcagggcctgttgcaacaggacaaggggaaatggttttaaactaaaagagggtagattcagactagatataaggaagaaattttttacactgagggtggtgaaacactggcacaggttgcccagagaggtggtggatgccccatccctggaaacattcaaggtcaggctggacagggctctgagcaacctgatctagttgaagatgtccctgctcattgcaggggggttggactagatgacctttagaggtcccttccaacccaaaccattccatgattctatgattctataattctatgatgtATAGACCCTAATAACAAGATATCACCAAACCATGTGTAGGCATCCTTGGAGTTTGGCATCCTGGGAATGACATATTTCAGGATGTTCAGCTTCTCTTTATTCCACATTTTCCCAAGTTCTCTGCTCTGATCCCCTTCTATACTTTCTGCAGTTTTTTAAGATGGGTAACACCTCTGCTTACTTCTGTGGTTGTCCTTCCTCCCTGAGATGTCAAATTCCTTTCCTTACCTCATTGTGGGTTGTACTGCTTGTTCTACCTACCTACTGAAAAGACCAAGCAATTATGAAAAAGATTTTACAAAATAGTTACAATTTTAGAAAAGACTATATTGATACCTTGAAAAAATATTAGAACAAACAGTGCTTTCCACCTTATCAAAGTTTATTGCATCTGTAGGCAATTCCTTTCCATCCTTTTCTTGAAGCTCATGTATGAAAAGTATGATATGGCCATGGGACCATAATGAGGGTATGCTCAAGAAACACATATGCCACGGTGAATGGAATTGTAAGGTTTGGATTTTGTGCCAGAATTTCCATTTGGTGTTATTTAAAACTGCAGATCAAGGCTAGACTATGTCACCAGCCCTAAATGAGTGTATAGTCAAACTGTACAACGTTGTTCCATTATATCCTGGATCTTACGGAGCTGTTCCTTTAACAGGCATCTGAGGCCTGTGAAGAGATAAACAATGTTAAACTGGGCCGTCTCACACAACCTCACTTCAGGCATCCAACTTCAGAGCTTGGATTAGGAGTCTCAGTTTCTCATAAAGGCAGTGGAGCCATCTTCGTGCACACATGTGCCCTGACTCACCTTATGAAGACCCCATTGACTGACTCATTTGGACCTTCCACGGAAGGGAAGTTGAGTTTCAGTTGCACTTTGGGCTAAAAGTTTGCTCAGCATGTCATTCTTATAGGAATTGCTTCCACTACTCTGggctgccctccctgcagagTCCTCTCTTGCATGCACAAGGCAATTCCACTTTGCCAGAAAGTGGTCAAGAGCCTGGAGCCCTTTGAGATGACTTTTAAACTAACCTGGTCCGAAAGCATAAGCATTGAAATGAGGGATGTGAGAGGTAATTCTGAGGAAGCCACAGGAACAAGTAAAATAGAAGCAAAGTACATTGCTGGTGACAGTCCCTAGGGCTGAAGAAAGCCAGGGATAAATTGTGTCTCAGCCCAGGAAGGCTGATGCCTCCACAGCCTGGCACGTTAGTTATTCTGTACAGACCAGGAAGGCTGGAGCCTGCTCTCCAGTGAAAGGCGGTGGAGTGTCCTCCCCTGAGAGAAGGACAAAGCCATGAATTGAACAGATACATTGCAAGATCTGTGGTCTTTAACCACACTCTGGGGCAAGCAGGTATTGagagcctctctctctcttttccaacAGGTATCACCTCCACTTTCTGAACGCTTGATTTCAGCCAGGTCCTTATGGAGATCTCCTATCCAGGAGGGCTCATACTCGAGCTTTGTCAGGACACAGCCTATTAGCAAAATCCCAGATCAAGAGTTGAGCTTGAAGTGAGCATCCTTAAACTTTTGCGGTGCGTAGGTTTTGGCTGGGCTGTTACCACGATTACCTAGTGTGATGCTGTGCAGGATCCATATTCCTGGTCGGTTCATGTGCCAATGTTGCTGTTGTCCAGAAGGCTTCATTTTCAGTGTAGTTAAACGAAGCCCGTAATGGAGTCTGCCCCAGAGCCCAGGGCACCATCAGCAGGCCTtgcatctttatttttccaagcaaaCTTTTGTGTTTTCATCTCATTTGAACCTCCCGGAACAAAATCTCACTTTAAGTGAGTTACAGGTAAAGCAAGGGATGGGAGCTGCATATTTCAGCACAGTCCCTTCAGGAATAAAAGcaacaaacacaaaaattgcCTAAGACCCTCTCATATGGGTGGCAGCAGCCAGTGTTCGCCAAGGAGAGGACATGGCCTTcaaggagcagaggcagaggaggagtaCAGCAGTGACCATCCACCACACTGTGGTCCCTTTAAATCTTCTTCTCCACTTGGCAGCTCCAATTTTTCAGTGTTGCTATAGCAAATCTCCATGGCAATGACCCTAATCAGGGaaggggggatgcaggggggacGCATGCTCAGAGTGGCTGCTGGAGCCTCGCCTGCTCGCTACAGCTGCTCCAAGGGTCTGGCACACAGGCGAAGAGAAAGATCAGGTACTTGGCAAACTGGTCCTTGGGGTGCATCGCAAGCCCGTGGCGTGTCACTGCAGTGATGTGTGCGTGTGGGTTTGCGTGTACATGTGGGTCTGTGCTTATCACGTCTCATCCACTCCTTTGTGGGGAGCGTGCTGGGAGCATACTGCTGATTTTCACTATTTCTCCTCGTTTCAGGCAGGGAAGAAAGCTTGAATTATTGATAAGAGTAATGGCGTTGCTGTCTGTCTGGAGCGTGGTGCGTGTGGCGATCCCATTCATCTCAGTGGTTGGCCTGCTAAGCGTGAGGCTTGTGGGGGCCGGCCAGGACTCTGGGAGTGTCATTCCTGCAGAAAGTATGTACCTGCCGTGTGCACTCATGCCCTCCCGCTGCACCGCGTCCTGCTTGCTTTCCTCCACTTAACCCACAGCAGCCACACAGACCTTAAGCTCCAGGGGGAACGTTGCATTGCCTGATTAGTGAGGAAGAAACGCTGAATTTGTAACATGTCAGCAAAGCACATGAAAACAGCGCTTATAAAAACAGCAAGCAAGGAAAGGAttaataaattaaaggaaaaaatactaacTGAATACTATAATTTTAATTGGAGCTTGTTTAACAGCTCTTTGGTTGTAGGTCTTTTAGATCTGCTTCTTGAGAGTTTTGTTTCCAGATTTGCCACAATACGTATGAAGTCCTTGCTAATCTGGATATTGTTAGGAGGAAATTAGTGTTTATTTCTGGTAGGGAGTtacattttgcttattttagtATTTGGTTGGAACAATAGCTCAAGTTCAACTTTCTTGTAACTACTATAGATTGACACAGGGGAAGTTGACCCAAACAGTGTATTTGTAAAACATATATAGATTTCTGAAATCCTACTGCTATTCTGCaaacctaaaaaataaataaatatgacagACTAGCTTGAGCACACTGTGGAGCTGGGAGCTCTTGAATTTGGATCACAGCTCTATATTAGCTTCCTCTGTCATTTTGAGCAAGTTTCTAGTTAAACTTTCTCAGCTCCAAAATGAGGCAATAGTTCAAAGATATTAGGGGATGGAGTCAATGTTCTCAGGGTATTTTGGTGACAGCGAGTGGGAAGTAGCTACTCATTAGAAACTTAAAATAtcctctgggggaaaaaaaaggaaagtaattgcATACAAACCAATCTCTAGTTCTTAATCATGCTTAGTTTGTATCACAGCTATCTTTTTACATGACTACCAAAATATTTGATACAAGACCTGATTTAGTCACTGCATTTTATTCTCCTATAATTCCATTGCTAGTTTTCAAATACACCTCTGTGTATTTGTCTCTACAGGACTTAAATGCTGAATTCCCttctttttccattctcttcttgTTTTATTAGTGCTAAGTTTTGGTCTGTTCTAAAACAGACCTCATCTCtattttgtgtgtctgttttcCAGGCATTAATTAACTTTAATAAGTTTTGTGGCACGTAGTCCATTTTGTGTCCTCAAGGAGAAAatcatgtttgaaaaataaattatatgtgcCCTTTGTGTGTCTATGTTAGCAGAGGCAAGTCAACACATTTTTGGGAAAAAGTATATGGTGATTCCTTGTTCTGCTTGTGTAGTGGAAACTCCCATTTTATCTGTAGAACAAAACTCTTGGCCAGGGTCTCTGGCGCCAATCTCAAGGAGTTATCTCATGGTTTTGATATCCTGTGGCCAGGCTACTAAGTCCCCTGAAGAGCCCTTGAGACAAGATTCCTTGTCTTGTCTTACTCCTGCATGTGAGAGTGAGGAATGAAGGGCGGGTCAGAGTGTTTCTGTGGCCAGTATTTCTGCAGAGACATGCTGCTCTGTCCTGAGTAATGGAGGCTGGTAGCATTGCTACGAACGCATAACGGTATTTATGTTGGAGGCCAGGCCAGGAGGAAGACTCTCAGCTGATCATGAATTGTAAAttgttttgtgctgctgcagggacagagTTTTAAAGCAACAAGGAACTTGGGATGCTCCTAATCAGCCACTTGTTCAGAGTGCTGCATAGCTGCTAAGTGCTCCGGGTActttcctttgcccttcagggctCTTCCTGATAGTTAACCTGTGGAACTCCTCCCTTAGGACACTGTGGAAGCTAAAAGTTTGCATGGGATTGC
This region of Aptenodytes patagonicus chromosome 4, bAptPat1.pri.cur, whole genome shotgun sequence genomic DNA includes:
- the LOC143159251 gene encoding NELL2-interacting cell ontogeny regulator 1 isoform X1; the protein is MQVRPFRRVSPPLSERLISARSLWRSPIQEGSYSSFVRTQPISKIPDQELSLKQGRKLELLIRVMALLSVWSVVRVAIPFISVVGLLSVRLVGAGQDSGSVIPAESRPCVDCHAFEFMQRALQDLKKTAYNLDTRTETLLLRAEKRGLCDCFCAIH
- the LOC143159251 gene encoding NELL2-interacting cell ontogeny regulator 1 isoform X2, which gives rise to MQVRPFRRVSPPLSERLISARSLWRSPIQEGSYSSFVRTQPISKIPDQELSLKQGRKLELLIRVMALLSVWSVVRVAIPFISVVGLLSVRLVGAGQDSGSVIPAESRPCVDCHAFEFMQRALQDLKKTAYNLDTRKPSS